The following are encoded in a window of Chitinophagaceae bacterium genomic DNA:
- a CDS encoding ketoacyl-ACP synthase III, with protein sequence MQKINAAVTAVGGYVPEYRLTNLELEKMVDTNDEWIRSRTGIEERRILKEEGKGSSDLAAPAVLEVCRKRGISPEEIDCLICATVTPDLVFPATANIICDKTGAKNAFSFDVGAACSGFLYALTTGAAFIESGRYKKVVVVGVDKMSSIIDYSDRTTCIIFGDGAGAVLLEENKEGNGILDSILRTDGAGRQFLHMKAGGSVKPSTVETVLAKEHYVYQEGQAVFKFAVKGMADVSYELMQRNNLSADDIAWLVPHQANLRIIDATASRMGLPKEKVMINIQKYGNTTAGTLPLCLWEWEKQLKKGDNLILAAFGGGFTWGATWLKWAYNS encoded by the coding sequence ATGCAAAAAATAAACGCTGCTGTAACAGCCGTAGGTGGGTACGTTCCCGAATACAGGCTTACCAATCTCGAACTGGAAAAAATGGTTGACACAAACGACGAATGGATAAGAAGCCGGACAGGAATTGAAGAAAGACGGATCCTGAAAGAAGAGGGAAAAGGCAGCAGCGACCTGGCAGCCCCGGCTGTCCTGGAAGTATGCCGCAAGCGGGGCATCAGCCCGGAAGAGATCGATTGCCTGATCTGTGCCACGGTTACCCCCGACCTGGTTTTTCCCGCTACCGCCAACATAATCTGCGATAAGACCGGCGCCAAAAATGCTTTTAGTTTTGACGTGGGTGCAGCCTGTTCAGGCTTTTTGTATGCGTTAACCACCGGCGCTGCATTCATCGAGAGCGGCCGCTATAAAAAAGTGGTGGTGGTAGGGGTAGACAAGATGAGCAGCATCATTGACTACAGCGACCGTACCACCTGTATCATTTTTGGTGACGGGGCCGGTGCTGTTCTGCTGGAAGAGAACAAGGAAGGCAATGGCATACTGGACAGTATCTTAAGAACAGACGGAGCCGGAAGGCAGTTCCTTCATATGAAGGCAGGTGGTTCAGTAAAACCATCCACGGTGGAAACCGTTCTTGCCAAAGAACATTATGTGTACCAGGAAGGCCAGGCTGTTTTTAAATTTGCAGTTAAAGGAATGGCCGATGTCAGCTATGAACTGATGCAGCGGAATAACCTGAGCGCTGATGATATTGCCTGGCTGGTGCCGCACCAGGCCAACCTGCGTATCATTGATGCCACGGCCAGCCGCATGGGATTGCCCAAAGAAAAAGTAATGATCAACATTCAGAAATACGGCAATACTACTGCCGGTACTTTGCCGTTATGCTTGTGGGAGTGGGAAAAGCAATTGAAAAAAGGCGACAACCTGATACTGGCTGCTTTTGGGGGAGGTTTTACCTGGGGCGCCACCTGGCTTAAGTGGGCTTACAACAGTTGA
- a CDS encoding superoxide dismutase translates to MATKKATNRREFISTSLKGGLAITVGLGAASPLLQSFSTQPNIASPGSNTGFDQQPLPYKYDALENVIDSMTMEIHYSKHAAAYSKNVKEAALAEKVDTHKPLEEVLAKISSYSAKMRNNGGGHYNHEMFWQCMQPKKEGNAPTGNLQLAIGKTFGSLDAFKKQFSDAGKNRFGSGWAWLYMDKDKTLRIGSTPNQDNPLMDISDIKGFPLLALDVWEHAYYLKYQNKRADYIDNWWNVVNWNYVQERFDKMS, encoded by the coding sequence ATGGCAACAAAGAAAGCAACCAACCGCAGGGAATTCATTTCCACTTCGCTGAAAGGAGGTTTGGCCATTACCGTCGGGCTTGGCGCTGCCTCTCCACTCCTGCAGTCTTTTTCAACCCAACCCAATATAGCATCCCCCGGATCTAACACCGGCTTCGACCAGCAACCACTGCCTTATAAATACGATGCACTGGAAAATGTGATCGACAGCATGACGATGGAGATCCATTACAGCAAACATGCAGCGGCTTATTCAAAAAATGTAAAAGAGGCAGCACTCGCTGAAAAAGTGGATACCCATAAACCCCTGGAAGAGGTACTGGCAAAAATATCTTCCTACTCGGCCAAAATGCGGAACAACGGCGGCGGGCATTACAACCACGAAATGTTCTGGCAATGCATGCAACCCAAAAAAGAAGGCAATGCACCAACAGGCAATTTGCAACTGGCAATTGGCAAGACTTTCGGCTCACTCGATGCGTTTAAAAAACAATTCTCCGATGCAGGCAAGAACCGCTTTGGCAGCGGCTGGGCATGGTTGTATATGGATAAGGACAAAACCCTGCGGATCGGCTCCACACCCAACCAGGATAATCCCCTCATGGATATCAGCGACATCAAAGGATTTCCATTACTGGCCCTGGATGTTTGGGAGCATGCCTATTATTTAAAATACCAAAACAAAAGAGCGGATTATATAGACAACTGGTGGAACGTGGTGAACTGGAATTATGTGCAGGAGCGGTTTGATAAAATGAGTTAA
- the ruvA gene encoding Holliday junction branch migration protein RuvA produces MYAYLHGKFTYKSPALVYVDVNGIGFEVHISFNSFSHIQNLEEGKLFTHLQVKEDGHVLYGFFDRGEKDMFLLLIGISGVGAATARMMLSSLKPEELSRAIIQGNVKLLESVKGIGKKTAERLVLELRDKMGKQSLDTNLSVHVGNSLEQDALNALTALGIPRSQAEQSIQKVILAEPSVLKLEDLIKKALKAI; encoded by the coding sequence ATGTACGCATACCTGCACGGAAAGTTTACGTATAAAAGCCCGGCCCTGGTTTATGTAGATGTGAATGGGATCGGGTTTGAAGTTCATATCAGTTTTAACAGCTTTTCCCATATTCAAAACCTGGAGGAAGGTAAGCTGTTCACCCACCTGCAGGTGAAAGAAGACGGCCATGTGTTGTATGGTTTTTTTGACAGGGGAGAAAAAGACATGTTCCTGCTTTTGATCGGTATTTCGGGTGTGGGGGCGGCTACCGCCCGGATGATGCTGTCGTCCCTGAAACCGGAGGAACTGAGCAGGGCCATCATTCAAGGCAACGTAAAACTGCTGGAGAGCGTCAAAGGAATTGGAAAGAAAACAGCCGAAAGACTCGTTCTGGAGCTGAGAGATAAAATGGGGAAACAGTCCCTGGATACAAACCTTTCCGTACATGTGGGCAATAGTTTGGAACAGGATGCGTTAAATGCTTTGACTGCCCTCGGGATCCCGAGATCACAGGCAGAACAATCCATCCAAAAAGTCATCCTTGCCGAACCATCTGTATTGAAATTAGAAGATTTAATTAAAAAAGCGCTTAAAGCCATTTGA
- a CDS encoding T9SS type A sorting domain-containing protein, with protein MPKPALGNDLAITKCTDSIVNLTTLYTTTGLTATWTTGGNPVATPAAVTTAGVYRVIAINNSSCSDTAFVTITNNQQLCAAPLVDKIVISPNPVSDKLTVQVVRIAAAVKTEIVITNAAGQIIYTLSNQQPAGSQSYIIPMKKMAGGIYFVTVRLNDKKEVVKKIVKQ; from the coding sequence TTGCCTAAGCCTGCGTTGGGGAATGACCTAGCGATCACAAAATGCACCGACAGCATTGTGAACCTTACTACATTATACACAACCACCGGTTTAACGGCTACATGGACGACCGGAGGCAACCCGGTTGCAACGCCGGCTGCTGTTACAACAGCAGGTGTGTACCGGGTAATTGCAATTAACAATTCCTCCTGCAGCGATACTGCATTTGTTACGATAACAAATAACCAGCAGTTGTGTGCGGCGCCATTGGTTGATAAGATCGTTATCAGTCCGAACCCGGTAAGTGATAAACTCACGGTACAGGTGGTAAGAATTGCTGCTGCTGTTAAAACAGAGATCGTTATTACGAATGCTGCCGGGCAAATAATATACACGTTGAGTAACCAGCAGCCGGCAGGTTCACAATCGTACATCATACCCATGAAGAAAATGGCAGGAGGCATCTACTTTGTAACGGTGAGGCTGAATGATAAGAAAGAAGTGGTGAAGAAAATAGTGAAGCAGTAA
- the odhB gene encoding 2-oxoglutarate dehydrogenase complex dihydrolipoyllysine-residue succinyltransferase, with protein sequence MSIEIKVPTVGESINEVTLVKWHKKDGDWVNRDEVIAELESEKATFELNAEQAGAIKIIAKEGDTLNIGDVVCSIDTDAARPAEAEKAEQPIAVKEKEPAPQPQTSKLPTGQAGLPTGQAGIKPQTDLKATPVAAAIIADKKVDVKVVTPSGSNGRIVKQDVMDALNNPGRRPGTVLFERNDRIEKMSNLRKTVSRRLVEAKNTTAMLTTFNEVDMSAVMDIRKKYKDKFKELHGVNLGFMSFFTKACTYALMEWPAVNAYIDGESIIYHDYCDISIAVSAPKGLVVPVIRNAESLSMAGIEAKVVELATKAKDNKLTIEEMTGGTFTITNGGIFGSMMSTPIINIPQSAILGMHNIVERPVAVNGQVVIKPMMYVALSYDHRIIDGRESVGFLVRVKELLENPELLLFGKDPVKSLLEL encoded by the coding sequence ATGTCAATCGAGATAAAAGTTCCAACGGTAGGGGAGAGTATCAATGAAGTAACGCTGGTGAAATGGCATAAGAAAGACGGGGACTGGGTGAACAGGGACGAAGTGATCGCCGAGCTGGAAAGTGAAAAAGCCACGTTTGAACTGAATGCGGAACAAGCCGGCGCCATAAAGATCATCGCCAAAGAAGGAGATACCCTCAACATAGGAGATGTGGTTTGTTCAATTGATACCGATGCTGCCAGGCCGGCAGAAGCAGAAAAGGCGGAACAACCCATTGCTGTAAAAGAAAAGGAACCTGCTCCTCAACCTCAAACCTCAAAGCTGCCTACCGGACAGGCAGGCCTGCCTACCGGACAGGCAGGCATAAAACCCCAAACCGACCTGAAAGCAACTCCTGTTGCCGCAGCCATCATTGCCGATAAGAAAGTGGATGTAAAAGTAGTAACGCCATCAGGCAGCAACGGAAGGATCGTGAAGCAGGATGTGATGGATGCATTGAACAATCCCGGAAGAAGGCCGGGCACCGTTCTGTTTGAACGGAACGATCGCATTGAAAAGATGAGCAACCTGCGCAAGACCGTGAGCAGGCGCCTGGTGGAGGCAAAGAATACGACAGCCATGCTCACTACGTTCAATGAAGTGGATATGAGTGCGGTGATGGATATCCGGAAAAAGTACAAGGATAAATTCAAAGAACTGCATGGCGTTAACCTGGGATTCATGAGTTTCTTTACCAAGGCATGCACCTATGCATTGATGGAATGGCCGGCAGTGAATGCCTACATTGACGGGGAAAGCATCATTTACCACGACTACTGTGATATCTCCATTGCAGTGAGTGCGCCAAAAGGTTTAGTGGTGCCCGTAATACGCAATGCAGAAAGTTTAAGTATGGCGGGCATTGAAGCAAAGGTGGTGGAACTGGCCACTAAGGCAAAAGACAACAAACTCACCATTGAAGAAATGACCGGTGGGACCTTCACCATCACCAACGGGGGGATCTTCGGTTCCATGATGAGCACACCCATCATCAATATTCCGCAGTCTGCCATTTTAGGTATGCACAATATCGTGGAAAGGCCCGTGGCGGTAAATGGCCAGGTTGTTATAAAACCCATGATGTACGTGGCCTTGAGTTACGATCACCGCATCATCGACGGCCGGGAATCGGTTGGATTTTTGGTACGGGTGAAAGAACTGCTCGAAAATCCGGAATTATTATTGTTTGGAAAAGACCCGGTGAAAAGTTTGCTGGAATTATAA
- a CDS encoding Fmu (Sun) domain-containing protein, with translation MRQHSYLNSAKKIIEVYDGGEPLSVFLKKYFAANKKYGSKDRKQIAALCYNFYRLGRAIPGASVEERIFTGTFLCEHSPNEFLHFHKPGWNAAIESPVSEKIALAGIDINELFPWKNELSDGMEPVSFSLSFFTQPDLFLRVRPGKKNAVVKKLQEAQLAFDMPGNDCIALPNNTKLDEIIEFDKEAVVQDYNSQQVLNVLKDPASGIQYPVSAWDCCAASGGKSLLAYDILEGKIALTVSDIRESSLANLKKRFSAAGIKNYISFIADLQTPNLKLILSAAEGQLIICDAPCTGSGTWSRTPEQLYFFTEEMIGEYAERQKQIVTNVIPHLEKNGLFIYITCSVFKKENEEVVHFIKEKFHLRLLRMELLKGYDKKADTMFTAAFVKE, from the coding sequence ATGCGGCAGCACTCTTATTTGAATTCAGCGAAAAAGATCATCGAAGTGTATGATGGGGGGGAACCATTGTCCGTTTTCCTGAAAAAATATTTTGCAGCCAATAAAAAATACGGCTCAAAGGACCGGAAGCAGATCGCAGCGCTTTGTTATAATTTTTACCGGCTTGGCAGAGCAATCCCAGGTGCTTCTGTCGAAGAGCGGATTTTTACCGGAACATTTTTATGCGAACATTCTCCCAATGAATTCCTGCACTTTCATAAACCCGGATGGAATGCCGCTATTGAAAGTCCTGTTTCAGAGAAAATTGCTTTGGCCGGTATTGATATCAATGAATTATTTCCCTGGAAAAATGAATTAAGCGATGGCATGGAACCGGTATCATTCTCTTTATCTTTCTTTACACAACCCGATCTTTTTCTCCGGGTAAGACCCGGCAAAAAAAATGCAGTAGTGAAAAAACTGCAGGAGGCACAATTGGCATTTGACATGCCGGGGAATGACTGCATCGCTTTGCCCAACAATACAAAACTGGATGAGATCATTGAATTTGATAAAGAGGCAGTGGTACAAGACTATAACTCACAGCAGGTTTTGAATGTTCTTAAAGATCCTGCATCCGGTATCCAGTATCCAGTATCTGCCTGGGACTGCTGCGCTGCCAGCGGAGGAAAATCCTTACTGGCATACGATATCCTGGAAGGGAAGATTGCATTGACCGTTTCAGACATACGGGAAAGCAGTTTAGCAAACCTTAAAAAAAGATTCTCCGCCGCCGGCATAAAAAACTACATTTCCTTTATTGCCGACCTGCAAACCCCAAACCTAAAACTTATCCTGAGCGCAGCCGAAGGGCAACTCATCATCTGCGATGCCCCCTGCACCGGCAGCGGAACCTGGAGCCGTACACCCGAACAGTTGTATTTCTTTACGGAGGAAATGATCGGGGAATATGCAGAGAGGCAAAAGCAAATCGTTACCAATGTTATTCCGCATCTTGAAAAAAACGGCCTCTTCATCTACATCACCTGCTCTGTCTTTAAAAAAGAGAATGAAGAGGTCGTACATTTCATAAAAGAAAAATTCCACCTGCGGTTATTGCGGATGGAATTATTAAAAGGGTATGATAAAAAGGCAGACACTATGTTTACAGCCGCCTTTGTAAAGGAATAA
- a CDS encoding RNA polymerase sigma factor RpoD/SigA: MRQLKITKSITNRESQSLEKYLQEIGKVELITPEEEVKLAIRIKQGDQKALEKLTKANLRFVVSVAKQYQNQGLTLPDLINEGNLGLIKAAQRFDETRGFKFISYAVWWIRQSILQALAEQSRIVRLPLNKVGLTNRISKAFSQLEQEFEREPTPEELAFLLDMDAEEIAATLGVAARHVSMDQPLADGEESTLIDVLVNHNAANTDDELAFKASLKTEIDRSLSTLTERQKDVIRFFFGIGVDHALSLEDIGEHFNLTRERVRQIKDKAITKLRTASRCKLLKTYLGT; this comes from the coding sequence ATGCGTCAGCTAAAAATCACTAAGTCTATCACAAACCGTGAAAGCCAGAGTTTAGAGAAGTATCTGCAGGAGATCGGTAAAGTAGAATTAATAACTCCGGAAGAAGAAGTTAAATTAGCCATACGTATCAAGCAGGGAGACCAGAAGGCTTTGGAAAAACTTACCAAAGCAAATCTTCGTTTTGTGGTATCAGTGGCAAAGCAATATCAAAACCAGGGATTGACATTACCCGACCTGATCAATGAAGGGAACCTGGGCCTGATAAAGGCAGCACAGCGTTTTGATGAGACGCGGGGTTTCAAGTTCATATCCTATGCCGTTTGGTGGATACGCCAGAGCATTCTGCAGGCACTGGCTGAACAATCAAGGATCGTTCGGTTGCCGTTGAATAAAGTTGGTTTAACAAACCGTATCAGCAAAGCATTTTCACAGCTGGAGCAGGAATTTGAAAGGGAACCCACCCCGGAAGAACTCGCTTTTTTACTGGACATGGATGCAGAGGAAATTGCTGCCACACTGGGTGTGGCTGCCCGCCATGTAAGCATGGACCAGCCATTGGCCGACGGGGAAGAGAGTACATTGATCGATGTTCTTGTAAATCATAATGCTGCCAATACCGATGATGAACTGGCATTTAAAGCATCTCTGAAAACAGAAATAGACCGGTCGTTAAGCACACTGACCGAAAGGCAGAAGGATGTTATCCGGTTTTTCTTTGGCATTGGCGTTGACCATGCCCTGAGCCTCGAAGATATCGGTGAACACTTTAACCTTACCCGGGAGCGGGTACGGCAGATCAAGGATAAAGCCATTACCAAACTACGCACGGCATCCCGGTGCAAACTTTTAAAGACCTACCTGGGTACCTGA
- a CDS encoding LptF/LptG family permease, translating into MIKKLDKLILKAFIGPFIITFFIAFFVLMMQGLWKYLDDLVGKGLDFITIGKFLWYVSASMLTLAMPIAILISSIMTFGNLGESFELVAIKSSGISLLRFMRPLVWVSILFCGITFVFANYVIPYANLKFVALYNDIYYKKPAFDLKEGVFFTHIPKYAIKAGKKDADGKTIHNVLIYEQTNPIQNNSIIAEKGVMRISDDKKFLEFNLQNGYRYQENGNTGDTATEFIRLGFSSFKKLFDLSALQKQNTNDSIYRNNFKMLSAGQINRFLDSLTRMNDSLNVRTARSFDMYLHYTMVADSTWKKIPKAFSKYNSFDSLLPDSARLQVKDAAKNIAGNLKINVENAASETENRKTEIRYHKIEWHRKFSLSMACFVLFFLGAPLGSIIRKGGFGMPLVVAIVFFLIFHLLNMFGEKFVKESITSPFIGMWLAVLVLTPVGVFLTYKAMHDSQLFNKEYYYRFFKRVRNLFGPSKRSSTT; encoded by the coding sequence ATGATAAAAAAATTAGACAAGCTTATTCTCAAGGCATTCATCGGTCCGTTCATCATAACGTTCTTCATCGCTTTTTTTGTGCTGATGATGCAGGGCCTGTGGAAATACCTGGACGACCTGGTGGGCAAAGGGCTCGACTTCATCACGATCGGAAAATTCCTCTGGTATGTGAGTGCTTCCATGCTCACGCTGGCCATGCCCATCGCCATACTTATCTCTTCCATCATGACCTTTGGCAACCTGGGAGAAAGTTTTGAACTGGTGGCCATCAAATCATCCGGCATTTCGCTGCTGCGTTTCATGCGGCCCCTGGTCTGGGTATCGATCTTATTCTGCGGCATCACGTTTGTTTTTGCCAATTACGTCATCCCCTATGCCAACCTGAAATTTGTGGCCCTGTACAATGATATTTATTACAAGAAACCGGCCTTTGACCTGAAAGAGGGTGTCTTCTTCACTCATATACCCAAGTACGCCATCAAAGCAGGGAAAAAAGATGCCGATGGAAAAACCATTCACAATGTGCTGATCTATGAACAGACCAATCCCATCCAGAACAACAGCATCATTGCTGAAAAAGGCGTGATGCGTATCTCCGATGATAAAAAATTCCTCGAATTCAACCTGCAGAACGGGTACCGCTACCAGGAGAATGGAAATACCGGCGACACAGCCACCGAATTCATAAGGCTTGGTTTCAGTTCCTTTAAAAAATTATTCGACCTGAGTGCGTTGCAGAAGCAAAATACGAACGACAGCATTTACCGCAACAACTTTAAGATGTTAAGCGCCGGGCAGATAAACAGGTTCCTGGATTCGCTGACCCGGATGAATGACAGTTTGAACGTTCGGACTGCCCGTTCCTTTGATATGTATTTGCACTATACCATGGTTGCTGACAGTACCTGGAAAAAGATCCCAAAAGCCTTTTCAAAATACAACAGCTTCGATTCGCTTTTACCTGACTCGGCCCGCTTGCAGGTAAAAGATGCTGCCAAAAACATAGCCGGTAACCTAAAGATCAATGTAGAGAATGCTGCCAGCGAAACCGAGAACCGGAAAACAGAGATCCGCTATCACAAAATAGAATGGCACCGTAAGTTTTCCTTATCCATGGCCTGTTTTGTCCTGTTCTTCCTCGGCGCCCCGCTGGGTTCCATCATCCGCAAAGGGGGCTTTGGAATGCCGCTGGTAGTAGCCATCGTGTTCTTCCTGATCTTTCACCTGCTGAATATGTTCGGCGAAAAGTTCGTGAAGGAGAGCATCACTTCCCCGTTCATAGGAATGTGGCTGGCCGTACTGGTGCTGACACCCGTTGGTGTCTTTCTTACCTACAAAGCCATGCACGACTCACAACTTTTCAATAAAGAATATTATTACCGTTTCTTTAAGAGGGTACGCAACCTTTTCGGCCCATCAAAAAGAAGTTCAACCACCTAA
- a CDS encoding S8 family serine peptidase, with translation MKKTILFLFIVLLAGITESHAQFSRYIVRLKDKGTNPFSLSNPSQYLTARAIQRRTRYNIAIDSSDLPVTPRYIDSIRLAGAVTIINTSKWLNQVAIQTTDAAALAKINSFPFVIGSAPIGSRPGQSNRPVNKKFDVELNEIPQGPTSSIITADYYSYGQSYGQVHLHNGEFLHNRGFRGQGMHMAVLDAGFLNYLTLPTFDSIRNNNQILGTWDFVAGHASVNEDHPHGMNCLSTIAANMPGVFMGTAPKTSFYLYRTENAATEYPIEEQNWIAGMERADSLGVDVTSTSLGYFNFDNAIFNYTYVNMDGNTTMSAKGADLAAKKGMLLLLAAGNEGNSAWHYIITPSDADSVMAVGAVSVAGNVGSFSSYGPSSDGQIKPSVAAVGVSAVIANSSTGQPTFGSGTSFACPNMAGLATCLWQAFPEINNMGIINTMQQAATKATSPDNRVGYGIPDMKKAFVMLVKQLFTQQTPQVSNCSVTLQWNVKTDSVISVVVERKLPADLNYTTVNTQNSTGAFAARNFSFTDDLRSFPASGIKYRLKMNIAADTSFYLDSVTVNFIPRPNLGADKNASVCSGNSFDLTTQFVTTGLASNWTIGETRSIRQLP, from the coding sequence ATGAAAAAAACTATACTCTTTCTCTTTATTGTTTTGCTGGCAGGTATCACAGAAAGCCATGCCCAGTTCTCCCGTTATATCGTACGCCTGAAAGACAAGGGAACAAACCCGTTTTCACTTTCCAATCCATCGCAATACCTTACGGCAAGGGCGATACAACGCAGGACCCGTTACAATATAGCCATTGATTCTTCGGACCTGCCGGTCACACCAAGATATATTGACAGCATTCGCTTAGCAGGTGCAGTAACCATTATCAATACATCAAAATGGCTGAACCAGGTTGCCATTCAAACCACCGATGCAGCAGCGCTGGCTAAAATAAACAGTTTCCCTTTTGTGATAGGATCCGCACCCATAGGCAGCAGGCCCGGGCAAAGCAACAGGCCGGTAAATAAGAAATTTGATGTGGAGCTGAATGAAATACCACAAGGGCCAACTTCTTCCATAATCACAGCCGATTACTATAGCTATGGCCAAAGCTATGGACAGGTGCATCTTCACAATGGCGAATTTTTACACAACCGTGGTTTCAGGGGGCAGGGAATGCATATGGCTGTTTTGGATGCCGGCTTTTTAAATTACCTGACCTTACCCACTTTCGACAGCATCCGGAATAATAACCAGATCCTGGGCACCTGGGATTTTGTGGCAGGTCATGCAAGCGTTAATGAAGATCATCCACATGGCATGAACTGCCTGAGTACCATTGCGGCAAATATGCCCGGGGTATTTATGGGTACTGCACCAAAGACCTCTTTTTATTTATACCGTACCGAAAATGCGGCCACGGAATACCCGATCGAAGAACAGAACTGGATCGCCGGTATGGAAAGGGCCGACAGCTTAGGCGTAGATGTGACATCCACTTCGCTGGGCTATTTTAATTTTGATAATGCCATCTTCAATTACACGTATGTGAACATGGATGGCAATACCACCATGAGCGCTAAAGGGGCCGACCTTGCCGCAAAGAAAGGAATGCTGCTGTTGCTGGCGGCCGGCAATGAAGGCAACTCTGCCTGGCATTATATCATCACCCCATCAGATGCCGACAGTGTAATGGCAGTAGGCGCCGTTTCCGTAGCAGGGAATGTTGGTAGTTTCAGCAGTTATGGCCCCAGCAGCGACGGGCAGATCAAACCTTCCGTTGCAGCAGTAGGAGTAAGTGCAGTAATTGCCAATTCATCAACAGGCCAGCCCACATTTGGTAGCGGAACCTCATTTGCCTGCCCGAACATGGCGGGTCTTGCCACCTGTTTATGGCAGGCTTTCCCCGAAATAAACAACATGGGCATCATTAATACCATGCAGCAGGCGGCAACAAAAGCAACCAGCCCCGACAACCGGGTCGGTTACGGAATACCCGATATGAAAAAAGCTTTTGTGATGCTGGTAAAACAATTATTCACACAACAAACACCCCAGGTTTCCAATTGCAGCGTTACCTTACAATGGAACGTAAAAACAGATTCGGTGATCAGTGTGGTGGTAGAAAGAAAATTACCCGCCGATCTCAATTATACGACCGTGAACACACAAAATTCAACCGGCGCTTTTGCTGCAAGAAATTTTTCATTCACCGATGACCTGAGGAGTTTCCCTGCAAGCGGAATAAAATACCGTTTAAAAATGAATATTGCTGCCGACACCAGTTTTTACCTTGATTCCGTGACCGTGAATTTCATACCCCGACCAAACCTGGGGGCCGATAAGAATGCAAGCGTTTGCAGTGGCAACAGTTTTGACCTTACCACCCAATTCGTTACAACCGGGCTTGCATCCAACTGGACGATCGGGGAAACCCGGTCAATACGCCAACTGCCGTAA
- a CDS encoding ATPase, with protein sequence MSKKVLYTLEYPVRCSPSILYEFLISPAGLQEWFADKVDEKDGVYSFSWNGTQDKAQLLETEEDKFVRFRWDHMAKDEYFEWRIEKSEVTNQTILLISDFADKKDIKDQSQLWEYQVKELFHRLGS encoded by the coding sequence ATGAGTAAGAAAGTTTTATATACATTAGAATACCCTGTAAGATGCTCTCCAAGTATTTTATATGAATTTTTGATTTCCCCTGCGGGTCTGCAGGAATGGTTTGCAGATAAAGTGGATGAAAAAGACGGGGTTTACAGTTTTTCCTGGAACGGTACGCAGGATAAAGCCCAGTTGCTGGAAACAGAAGAAGATAAGTTTGTACGTTTTCGCTGGGACCATATGGCAAAGGATGAATACTTTGAGTGGCGTATTGAAAAATCGGAAGTGACCAACCAGACCATTTTATTGATCAGCGATTTTGCCGATAAGAAAGATATCAAGGACCAGAGCCAGCTATGGGAATACCAGGTGAAGGAATTGTTTCACCGCCTGGGAAGCTGA